The Morganella morganii sequence TATTAAAACGGGGTTTTCATCATTATATAAAATCATTCTCATTAAAATCAGCGGACCGGAAAATTAAAAAAACAGGAGCCGCTTCACATTATTGTCTTATTTGAATATTTCTCTTTTTATTTTAATCAAAACCAATATCACTTATCGAATAATGTTTTTCACAAAATTATAGCATTTTATATCACATTGAAATTTAACGAATTATCTATTAATTAGTAACCCGAAATAAGTAGTCAGGACAGGGTTAATCAATAAATATTAATTTATTAATTTATGGCATGCCCAAAAGGCATGGCTGAGGAATTTTCGGAATATTGTCAGGAAAACAGTCCCGCGGGTAGTATGAATATGGAAAGGGTACGTTTTTTATATAAATACACACGAGTAATTCTCAATAACAATTCCTATAAAGGTAACACTATGGATATATTAAAAGATAGTAAGTTGCTTTTGGTTAGCTTATTTATCATTCTTCTTGCGGAAGCGATAGGGCAAATTAAAATCAGTCTGGTGATGGTTTTTCCGATGCTCTACTCCATGCTGATGGGTGGTATTATCAGCTTTCCGAAATTTAAAATCCTCAACGAAAAGAACATGGCGCATGCGACCTCTATCATGAGTGTGGCACTGGTGATCCTGATCGCCAAGCTGAGTACTTCCGTCGGGGCCTCCTGGGAAAAAATCATTCAGGCCGGTGGTGCGCTGGTTCTGCAGGAAGTGGGCCACTTTATCGGTACCATTATGCTGGGTCTGCCGCTGGCGATTATGTTAGGTATGGGCCGTGAAGCGGTCGGTGCCACCTATTCTGTCGGCCGTGAGCCGAACATCGCCATCATCGAAGCCAAATACGGCTTAAGTTCGCCGGAAGGCCGCGGTGTCATGGCAATGTATATCTGCGGTACGCTGTACGGTGCTGTCTGGATGGGGATCCTCGCGAGTGTGATCGCCGGTCTGGACATTCTCAGTCCGCTTGCTCTGGCAATGGGTGCGGGTGTCGGCAGCGGCTCGATGCTGGCGGCGGCGGTTGCCCCTCTGCTGGAACTCTATCCTGACCAGGCTGCGGATATTCAGGCGTTCTCGTCTTCCGCGAACCTGATGTCTTCTGTGTTAGGTCTGTACATCTATATTTTCTTCTCCTTACCGTTTGCGTCTTATCTGTACAACAAACTGAAAAGAAAACGTGCAACGGCGTCTGCGGATACTGAATAAGGATAACTAATCATGAAAAAGATGACAGAAATAGCCATAATCCTGGTTCTGGTGGTGTTCTTTACCGCGCTCGGCGATGCAGTCGGCGGGTCAATGTACGGCCGTGGTGAGTTCGGGCAGGTGTTCAGCGATACACTGCTGGCGATGACACTGCTGGGCGGTATGTCCTTCGCGGCATACCTGATCGCGATGATCCCGCCGTTAGGCAAACTGCCGGTGATCTTCTGGGTTTCCCTGATCGCCGCCGGTCTGTGTTCACCGCTGTTCCCGTATGACAAAGAAATGATTGCCATGACCGGTAAAGTCTCTATCGCGGTTATCAGTACCACAGTACTGGCCTTCGCGGGTCTTTCACTGGGTAAAGATATCGATAAATTCAAAGCGATTTCATGGCGCATTATCCCGGTGTCACTGGCGGTATTCTCCGGGACATTCTTATTTGCCGCACTTATCGGCCAACTGACGCTCACATGGAGTGGCGTTATCTGATCAGAGGGGAATATTCAGCATGACAATGACCAAAGAACAACTGAAAGCCAAAGTCTGCGAAGCGATTGCCGCCCGCAAGGGTGACATTAAAAAACTGGCAGAGAATATCTGGGCAGAGCCGGAGCTGGGTTATAAAGAGACCCGCACAGCGAAGAAAGTCGAAGCGGCATTTGATTCTCTGGGTGTCAGCTACCGTAATCAGCTGGCGCTCACCGGGGTCAAAGCCCGCCTGAAAGGCGGAAAAGGCAATAAACGCAGTGTCGCGGTGATCGGTGAGCTGGATGCCATTATCTGTGCTGAACACCCTGATGCGGATGACCAGACCGGTGCGGCACACTGCTGCGGTCACAATGCGCAGATCGCCAATATGATGGCGGTCACCATGGGGCTGGTGGATTCCGGGGCGATGGAATATCTGGCGGGGGATGTAGTGCCCTTCGCCGTTCCGGCTGAGGAATATGTGGAACTCGCTTACCGCAACAAGCTTATCGAACAGGGCAAAATAAGTTATATCGGCGGTAAGCCGGAGCTGATTTCCCTCGGTGAGTTTGATGATGTGGATATGGCGATGCAGATCCACCTGACCAGCGTCAAACCTGAGCGTGACAACGGATTTATTGAAATCTCCACCACCACCAACGGCTTTATCGGCAAGCTGATTAATTACAAAGGCAAACCGGCACATGCTGCGGCGGCACCGCATATGGGGATTAACGCCCTGAATGCGGCAATGATGGGTATCATGGGTGTGAATGCTATCCGTGAAACCTTTCAGGAGAAGGATTATATCCGTTTCCACCCGATCATCACCCAGGGCGGTGATCTGGTGAACGTGACCCCGAGTGATGTGCGCATGGAAAGTTATGTCCGTGCCTCAAACGTGCCGGCAATGATCGATGCCAACGAGCGTATTACCCGTGCGCTGGTGGCTGGTGCCATGTCTGTCGGTGCCGAAGTGGAAGTGAAAGATTTACCGGGCTATCTGCCGCTGTACAACAATGACGTACTGAATGATCTGTTACAGCAGAATGCGGAAGGTCTGATTGGTGATGAAAATGTCTGGGTTGCCGAGCATATGACCGGCAGTACTGACACCGGGGATCTGTCCCATATCATGCCGGTCAGTCATCCGTGGATTGGTTCAGTGCGCGGCGGGCTGCACGGCAAAGATTATGTCGTTTTTGATGACGACATGGCCTATATCCGTCCGGCTCAGATGATGGCAATGACAATTATTGATTTGCTGTTTGATGATGCCGCCGGTGCGGAATCCCTGATGGCGGAATATAAGCCGCTGATGAGTAAAGAAGAGTACCTCTCGTTTATCAGTTCCTTTAAGAACTGATCATCCCCCTGAAGGCCCGGAAACGGGCCTTTTTTATAGGATATTACTGCCATTACTTCAGCGGCATAATATATTCGATAGCACCGGATTTATTTGCCACCCAGTCATACAGACGCTGGCCACGGGTATTATCTTTATGGGTGTGCCAGTAGAGACGGCCGCACGGACGTGCCAGTGCCTGCTGCTGTACAAACTCAATCAGCTGTTTGCCGATATGCTGGCCGCGCACAGACGGATCCACATACAGATCTTCCAGGTAACAAAACTCTTTTTCCGCCCAGGTGGAGCGGTGATAGAGATAATGCACGAACCCTATGACTTTGCC is a genomic window containing:
- a CDS encoding DUF3100 domain-containing protein, with protein sequence MDILKDSKLLLVSLFIILLAEAIGQIKISLVMVFPMLYSMLMGGIISFPKFKILNEKNMAHATSIMSVALVILIAKLSTSVGASWEKIIQAGGALVLQEVGHFIGTIMLGLPLAIMLGMGREAVGATYSVGREPNIAIIEAKYGLSSPEGRGVMAMYICGTLYGAVWMGILASVIAGLDILSPLALAMGAGVGSGSMLAAAVAPLLELYPDQAADIQAFSSSANLMSSVLGLYIYIFFSLPFASYLYNKLKRKRATASADTE
- a CDS encoding amidohydrolase; this encodes MTMTKEQLKAKVCEAIAARKGDIKKLAENIWAEPELGYKETRTAKKVEAAFDSLGVSYRNQLALTGVKARLKGGKGNKRSVAVIGELDAIICAEHPDADDQTGAAHCCGHNAQIANMMAVTMGLVDSGAMEYLAGDVVPFAVPAEEYVELAYRNKLIEQGKISYIGGKPELISLGEFDDVDMAMQIHLTSVKPERDNGFIEISTTTNGFIGKLINYKGKPAHAAAAPHMGINALNAAMMGIMGVNAIRETFQEKDYIRFHPIITQGGDLVNVTPSDVRMESYVRASNVPAMIDANERITRALVAGAMSVGAEVEVKDLPGYLPLYNNDVLNDLLQQNAEGLIGDENVWVAEHMTGSTDTGDLSHIMPVSHPWIGSVRGGLHGKDYVVFDDDMAYIRPAQMMAMTIIDLLFDDAAGAESLMAEYKPLMSKEEYLSFISSFKN
- a CDS encoding GNAT family N-acetyltransferase; the encoded protein is MNNTMTSSVPDLVTVAPATQNDYAGWLPHWLAYQEFYKVSFPEEVTLTSWSRFFDEKEPMFCAVARMNGKVIGFVHYLYHRSTWAEKEFCYLEDLYVDPSVRGQHIGKQLIEFVQQQALARPCGRLYWHTHKDNTRGQRLYDWVANKSGAIEYIMPLK